In a genomic window of Spirosoma agri:
- a CDS encoding alkaline phosphatase family protein: MRLLGLLIGVFLSCSTLAQPAQNLILVTLDGVRWQEIFNGADSTLLFDPVFSRDTASARKQFWASNPVERRKRLTPFLWNTVGQQGQLYGNRQLGSRLNVSNPHWFSYPGYNEILSGYADDRIKSNDKIDNPNVTVLEFLNQQPGFTGKVAVFSSWDVIEAAVNEKRSGIFASSANETIPLCTAPDSLLSDLTTLYPREFGDGVRADFLTYFTARQYVKQNQPRVLFLSFDETDDLAHAGRYLDHLRMVQSIDNYLSDLWKLVQTMPQYAGKTALLITTDHGRGHTPKARWKDHGTKTADSYQLWMAAMGPGVAATGEQKNGPVLFQNQLAATMAQLLGFTFKSDHPVGAPIETINRAR; encoded by the coding sequence ATGCGACTACTCGGCTTATTAATTGGCGTTTTTCTGAGCTGCTCCACCCTGGCCCAACCCGCTCAGAATCTGATTCTTGTCACGCTGGATGGTGTGCGCTGGCAGGAGATCTTCAACGGGGCCGACTCGACGCTTCTGTTCGATCCGGTTTTTAGCCGCGATACGGCCAGCGCCCGTAAACAGTTTTGGGCCAGCAACCCGGTTGAACGCCGGAAGCGGCTCACGCCCTTTCTGTGGAATACCGTAGGGCAGCAGGGACAACTGTACGGGAACCGCCAGCTGGGGAGTCGCCTGAATGTCTCGAATCCGCACTGGTTCAGTTATCCGGGGTACAACGAAATTCTGAGTGGGTATGCCGATGACCGGATCAAGTCGAACGACAAGATCGATAATCCCAACGTCACGGTGCTGGAGTTTCTGAATCAGCAACCCGGCTTTACCGGGAAAGTGGCCGTATTTTCGTCGTGGGACGTGATCGAAGCGGCTGTCAACGAAAAGCGAAGCGGTATTTTCGCGAGTTCAGCTAACGAAACCATCCCGCTTTGTACGGCTCCTGATTCGTTGCTGAGCGACCTGACGACGCTGTATCCGCGCGAATTTGGTGACGGTGTTCGGGCCGATTTTCTGACGTACTTCACGGCCCGGCAATACGTTAAGCAAAACCAGCCGCGCGTGCTTTTTTTATCGTTCGACGAGACCGATGATCTCGCCCATGCCGGGCGTTATCTGGATCACCTGCGTATGGTGCAGTCCATCGATAACTACCTGTCCGATTTATGGAAGTTAGTGCAAACGATGCCCCAGTACGCCGGAAAAACGGCACTATTGATCACGACGGATCACGGGCGGGGGCATACCCCCAAAGCCCGCTGGAAAGACCACGGCACAAAAACAGCTGATTCGTATCAACTCTGGATGGCGGCCATGGGTCCCGGCGTTGCCGCTACGGGCGAACAGAAAAACGGGCCGGTTCTCTTCCAGAATCAGCTGGCCGCCACAATGGCACAACTGCTGGGTTTTACTTTCAAAAGCGATCATCCCGTTGGTGCACCGATCGAAACAATTAATCGTGCCCGTTGA
- a CDS encoding HD domain-containing protein, with amino-acid sequence MTIAALFAQSGNDDYYGEPITQLEHALQCAQMAEQAGADADTVAAAFLHDIGHLLPEELVKTGYMDGYGTIDHERLGADYLRELGYSEKVAQLIENHVNAKRYLVFKNPKYFARLSEASLKTLAFQGGPMSEEEATAFEANPYFKGILQLRVWDEQAKIPGLSTPTADYYIALCEQQRAN; translated from the coding sequence ATGACTATTGCTGCCCTTTTTGCCCAGAGTGGTAATGACGATTATTACGGAGAGCCAATAACGCAACTCGAACATGCGTTACAGTGCGCACAAATGGCCGAGCAGGCTGGTGCCGACGCGGACACGGTTGCTGCTGCGTTTTTGCACGATATCGGTCATCTGTTACCCGAAGAACTGGTGAAGACGGGTTATATGGATGGCTACGGTACCATCGATCATGAACGGCTCGGTGCCGATTATCTGCGGGAGTTAGGGTACTCGGAGAAAGTAGCGCAACTGATCGAAAATCACGTAAATGCCAAACGCTATCTGGTCTTCAAAAACCCGAAATACTTCGCCCGTTTGTCAGAGGCCAGTTTAAAAACGCTGGCGTTTCAGGGTGGGCCAATGTCGGAAGAAGAAGCAACGGCGTTTGAAGCCAACCCGTATTTTAAAGGAATTCTTCAGCTTCGGGTGTGGGATGAACAGGCCAAGATACCCGGCCTGTCGACGCCAACGGCCGATTACTATATCGCCCTCTGCGAGCAGCAACGAGCAAATTGA
- a CDS encoding DUF5690 family protein: MRFLRNPTAFVLFGATAAFCSYACMYAFRRGITAVTFEGMAFAGISYKIWLVTAQVFGYAVSKGIGVKVVSEMSPGRRTINILIFVAIALLALLGFALVPAPWNIVFLFLNGLPLGMVYGTMIGFLEGRRQTDALVAGLTASFIFASGFVKTIALTIKADWGVSEFWLPFVTGALFVLPMLVSVYALTLLPPPTDEDRALRTERKPMDSAERQAFVRSFRPGLVLLIASYVLLSAFRDFRDNFGPEILKSAGVDNPGIFAKTETMVAVGILIVMALLQQVTNNFKAFALLNGLMLLGGALVGLSTYAYSTGLLSPGNWFLLTGLGLYMAYVPCNGLYFERLIATFRYVSTVGFIITLADWYGYLGSVGVLLYKNFGHGSISYREFFINGAYIMSVFYSLLVVSSFAYFRRRFQKEEKRVAVPEF, encoded by the coding sequence ATGCGTTTTCTTCGAAATCCTACCGCCTTTGTGCTCTTTGGCGCAACAGCCGCTTTTTGCTCCTACGCCTGCATGTATGCTTTCCGTCGGGGCATAACCGCCGTTACGTTCGAAGGCATGGCTTTCGCCGGTATCAGCTACAAAATATGGCTGGTTACGGCGCAGGTGTTTGGCTATGCGGTATCGAAAGGAATTGGTGTGAAAGTTGTGTCGGAGATGTCACCGGGACGTCGGACCATCAATATTCTGATTTTTGTTGCCATTGCCCTGCTTGCGTTGTTGGGATTTGCTCTCGTTCCGGCTCCCTGGAATATCGTTTTTCTGTTCCTGAACGGTTTGCCGTTGGGCATGGTCTACGGCACCATGATCGGGTTCCTGGAAGGTCGGCGTCAGACCGATGCGCTCGTCGCTGGTCTGACGGCTTCGTTCATTTTTGCGTCGGGCTTTGTCAAAACGATCGCGTTGACCATCAAAGCGGACTGGGGCGTATCCGAGTTTTGGCTGCCGTTCGTAACGGGTGCTTTATTTGTTTTGCCCATGCTGGTGTCGGTATACGCGTTGACCCTGCTTCCGCCACCGACGGATGAAGACCGCGCCCTGCGTACCGAACGGAAACCAATGGACTCGGCGGAGCGGCAGGCCTTTGTGCGAAGTTTCCGACCGGGACTGGTGCTACTCATTGCATCGTACGTATTGCTATCTGCCTTTCGCGACTTCCGCGATAACTTCGGTCCTGAGATCTTGAAAAGTGCGGGGGTAGACAATCCGGGTATTTTTGCCAAAACCGAAACGATGGTTGCCGTTGGCATTCTGATCGTGATGGCATTGCTTCAGCAGGTTACCAACAACTTCAAGGCGTTTGCTTTGTTGAATGGGCTGATGCTGTTGGGTGGGGCACTGGTTGGTCTGAGTACGTACGCTTACTCGACCGGATTGCTGTCGCCCGGTAACTGGTTCCTGCTGACGGGTTTGGGCTTGTACATGGCGTATGTCCCCTGCAACGGATTGTATTTCGAACGACTCATCGCCACGTTCCGGTACGTGAGCACGGTTGGCTTCATCATCACCCTGGCCGACTGGTATGGCTATCTGGGCAGCGTAGGCGTATTGCTGTACAAGAATTTTGGTCACGGCTCGATCAGTTACCGCGAGTTTTTCATCAACGGGGCCTACATCATGTCTGTGTTTTATAGTTTGCTGGTGGTTAGCTCGTTTGCCTATTTCCGAAGACGGTTTCAGAAAGAAGAAAAACGGGTCGCCGTCCCTGAATTCTAG
- a CDS encoding phosphatase domain-containing protein encodes MKRVLILTGLSGSGKTTFARRFCAENPNWLRVNRDDLRRGLLSVSLGEYWQTWSDQEKNRIEQLVNELQKTAILEGLMQGWHVLIDNTNLKLSYVNDFRRLLANRFDDVEIRYTLIDAPLEECIRRDQNRPDSVGEAVIRRQAEQLTALKRKFRFQTELLTRNPAFQRAQNPSLPPCVLVDIDGTVAERGDRSPYDWHRVGIDRPKWPIIRLVQALQASGYAIVFLSGRDAVCRPETISWLKQYVGWEATDYRLFMRPANDNRKDSLIKQELYEQHIAGQYYVELVVDDRQQVVDMWRRTLGLTCVQVDDGDF; translated from the coding sequence ATGAAACGTGTCCTTATTTTAACGGGCCTGAGCGGCAGTGGTAAAACCACGTTTGCCCGCCGGTTCTGCGCTGAAAACCCAAACTGGTTACGAGTCAATCGTGATGATCTCCGACGGGGTTTGTTGTCCGTATCGCTTGGTGAGTACTGGCAAACGTGGTCTGATCAGGAGAAGAATCGCATCGAGCAACTCGTCAACGAGTTACAGAAAACAGCCATTCTGGAAGGACTCATGCAGGGCTGGCACGTGCTGATCGACAATACAAATCTAAAACTAAGTTACGTCAATGACTTCCGGCGGTTGTTGGCCAATCGGTTCGATGACGTCGAAATACGGTATACGCTGATTGATGCACCCCTGGAGGAATGTATCCGGCGCGATCAGAATCGCCCTGACTCGGTAGGGGAGGCCGTGATCCGGCGGCAGGCCGAACAACTTACCGCGCTGAAGCGCAAATTCAGATTTCAGACCGAACTACTGACGCGAAATCCTGCTTTTCAGCGCGCACAGAACCCATCGCTGCCCCCTTGCGTACTGGTCGATATTGATGGGACCGTAGCCGAACGAGGCGACCGATCGCCGTACGACTGGCACCGGGTCGGCATTGACCGGCCTAAGTGGCCCATCATCCGGCTGGTTCAGGCATTGCAGGCATCGGGCTACGCCATCGTGTTCCTCTCCGGTCGGGATGCGGTCTGCCGACCCGAAACAATTTCCTGGCTCAAGCAATATGTTGGCTGGGAAGCGACTGACTATCGCTTGTTCATGCGCCCTGCAAACGACAATCGAAAGGACTCGCTCATCAAACAGGAGTTGTACGAACAGCACATCGCCGGTCAGTATTACGTCGAACTCGTCGTGGACGATCGACAGCAGGTTGTGGATATGTGGCGACGGACGCTGGGCCTGACGTGCGTACAGGTAGACGACGGGGATTTTTGA
- a CDS encoding DUF6934 family protein: MNQPHYDVRTTSDRLQFEFVSKGPKGLIVKRIEYTYIEGLDFWNLGFGDFDPDTGQINDQTISDNGDGRKVLATVAFSIREFMTVHSNATVFFSGSTDQRTQIYKWVIYKYWSDISADFYVDGITETSDVIPFTIQQDYLGFLIRKK; the protein is encoded by the coding sequence ATGAATCAGCCGCATTACGATGTGCGCACAACGAGTGACCGTCTACAATTTGAGTTTGTTAGTAAAGGGCCTAAAGGTCTAATCGTAAAAAGGATCGAGTACACCTATATCGAGGGCCTTGATTTTTGGAATTTGGGATTCGGTGATTTTGATCCTGATACAGGACAAATTAATGACCAAACTATTTCAGATAATGGCGACGGCAGAAAAGTATTGGCAACAGTTGCCTTCTCCATTCGGGAATTTATGACTGTTCATTCCAACGCAACTGTTTTTTTTTCAGGCAGTACTGACCAGCGAACACAAATATATAAATGGGTAATTTATAAGTACTGGTCAGACATTTCAGCTGATTTTTACGTTGACGGTATAACAGAAACTAGTGACGTGATACCCTTTACAATTCAGCAGGATTATTTAGGTTTTCTGATTCGTAAAAAGTAG
- the nadE gene encoding NAD(+) synthase — protein MKLLKVAAGVLNQTPLAWGHNKQNIINAIEEAQRQEVSLLCLTELCISGYGCEDAFYSQNTIDQSIASLLEIVEHTSDIAVAVGLPLRHNNRTYDTACLIVNKRIMGFAVKQYMANNGVHYETRWFQPWNPYVRDEIKIGEFSYPFGDIVFDLSGVRIGFEICEDAWVANRPGRMLYERGIDIILNPTASHFAFLKSQVRERFVVDASRAFGVSYIYSNMLGNEAGRMIYDGDAMIASNGELLVSGPRLSYEEFLIVPAVVDIELTRLNQTQSRGNIALAYPNLRVTDRFDWPDVTPVVQRAELEAWERGGYLKEEEFARAVSLGLFDYLRKSRSQGYVLSLSGGADSSAIAATVFLMVRMAVQNIGLKGVKKKLHYITAIQDCKTPEEMVGKLLTVMYQGTENSSDDTFNSAKELADDIGATFLNININGLVETYRGLIEGQLGRTLSWDTDDLALQNIQARVRAPGIWMIANINNALLLSTSNRSEAAVGYATMDGDTAGSISPITGIDKHFLRGWLRWLETTGLNVKNDSTPADRTGSTKDQATPDELIKVAGLQAVNNLQPTAELRPLDKKQTDEEDLMPYDVLNSIEAAAIRDKQPPVDVLKLVEVRYAGSYDRKTLLIWVERFFKLWSRNQWKRERYAPSFHLDDHNLDPRSWCRFPILSGGFEKELAEMRDWAAGQDRNSRKGKIGF, from the coding sequence ATGAAACTTCTAAAAGTAGCCGCTGGTGTTCTGAACCAGACTCCACTTGCCTGGGGCCACAATAAGCAGAATATCATAAATGCCATTGAAGAGGCTCAACGGCAGGAGGTTAGTCTCCTTTGCCTGACGGAACTCTGCATTTCGGGATATGGGTGTGAGGACGCCTTTTATTCGCAAAATACCATCGATCAGTCGATTGCTTCACTGCTGGAAATTGTTGAGCATACCAGCGATATTGCCGTAGCGGTTGGTCTGCCACTCCGTCATAACAACCGCACGTACGATACGGCCTGTCTGATTGTGAACAAGCGGATCATGGGGTTCGCCGTGAAGCAGTACATGGCCAATAACGGCGTTCATTACGAAACCCGCTGGTTCCAGCCCTGGAACCCTTACGTGCGTGATGAGATCAAGATCGGCGAATTTTCGTACCCGTTCGGGGATATCGTCTTCGACTTATCGGGTGTTCGGATTGGGTTCGAGATTTGCGAAGATGCGTGGGTCGCGAACCGACCCGGTCGAATGCTCTACGAACGGGGTATCGACATCATCCTGAATCCGACGGCTAGCCATTTTGCGTTCCTGAAATCGCAGGTACGCGAACGTTTTGTGGTCGATGCGTCGCGGGCGTTCGGGGTTAGTTACATCTACAGCAACATGTTGGGCAATGAAGCGGGCCGGATGATCTATGATGGCGATGCGATGATTGCGTCCAACGGTGAGCTGTTGGTGTCGGGACCGCGCCTGAGCTACGAAGAGTTTCTGATTGTTCCGGCGGTTGTCGATATTGAACTGACCCGCCTGAACCAGACCCAGAGTCGGGGTAATATAGCCCTGGCGTATCCCAACCTGCGCGTGACAGACCGCTTCGACTGGCCCGATGTGACACCTGTCGTGCAACGGGCCGAACTTGAAGCGTGGGAGCGGGGCGGTTACCTCAAAGAAGAAGAATTTGCGCGGGCCGTCTCCCTCGGACTCTTCGATTACCTGCGCAAGAGTCGTTCGCAAGGCTATGTTTTGTCGCTGAGTGGTGGTGCGGATTCGTCGGCCATTGCTGCAACGGTGTTCCTGATGGTGCGGATGGCGGTACAAAACATCGGGCTTAAGGGAGTAAAGAAAAAGCTGCATTATATCACCGCTATTCAGGACTGCAAAACACCCGAGGAAATGGTCGGCAAGCTGCTGACCGTGATGTATCAAGGAACCGAAAACTCGTCGGATGACACCTTTAACTCCGCGAAGGAACTGGCCGACGACATTGGTGCAACGTTCCTGAATATCAATATTAATGGTCTGGTCGAAACGTACCGTGGCCTGATCGAAGGACAATTAGGGCGCACGCTGTCGTGGGATACCGATGATCTGGCCCTGCAAAATATTCAGGCACGGGTGCGGGCTCCGGGTATCTGGATGATAGCAAACATCAATAACGCGCTGTTGCTGAGCACGTCGAATCGTTCCGAAGCCGCTGTTGGGTACGCGACGATGGATGGTGACACGGCGGGTAGCATTAGTCCGATTACGGGTATTGACAAGCATTTTTTGCGGGGCTGGCTGCGCTGGCTTGAAACCACGGGCCTGAACGTTAAAAATGACTCAACACCGGCCGACCGTACCGGTTCTACCAAGGATCAGGCAACCCCCGATGAACTGATTAAGGTTGCTGGTTTACAGGCCGTCAATAACCTGCAACCAACCGCCGAATTGCGTCCGCTGGACAAAAAGCAGACCGACGAAGAGGATCTGATGCCTTATGACGTGTTGAACTCCATTGAAGCGGCTGCTATCCGCGACAAACAACCGCCGGTTGACGTGCTCAAACTGGTAGAAGTGCGGTATGCTGGTTCGTATGATCGCAAGACGTTGCTGATCTGGGTCGAGCGGTTTTTCAAACTCTGGAGCCGCAACCAGTGGAAGCGCGAACGGTACGCACCGTCGTTCCACCTCGATGATCACAACCTCGACCCGCGTTCGTGGTGCCGTTTCCCGATTCTGTCGGGTGGTTTCGAGAAAGAGCTGGCCGAAATGCGCGACTGGGCTGCCGGTCAGGATCGCAACAGCCGGAAGGGCAAAATTGGATTTTAG